In Carya illinoinensis cultivar Pawnee chromosome 7, C.illinoinensisPawnee_v1, whole genome shotgun sequence, the following are encoded in one genomic region:
- the LOC122315870 gene encoding probable cellulose synthase A catalytic subunit 5 [UDP-forming], translating to MEASAGLVAGSHNRNELVVIRRDGESGPRPLQQLSGQICQICGDDVGLTVDGELFVACNECAFPICRTCYEYERREGNQVCPQCKTRFKRLKGCARVEGDEEEDDIDDLENEFNFDARNKQDMHRAFFSDAMLHYGRASDSDLPHDLHSTPQVPLLTNGQMIDDIPPEQHALVPSFLGGAGGGKRIHPLPFSDPALPVQPRSMDPSKDLAAYGYGSVAWKERMESWKQKQDKLQMMKNENSGKGWDPEGDGPDLPLMDEARQPLSRKLPIPSSQINPYRMIIIIRLVVLGFFFHYRVMHPVNDAYPLWLVSVICEIWFALSWILDQFPKWLPIDRETYLDRLSLRYEKEGQPSQLCPVDIFVSTVDPLKEPPLVTANTVLSILAVDYPIDKISCYVSDDGAAMLTFEALSETSEFAKKWVPFCKKFSIEPRAPEFYFAQKMDYLKDKVLPSFVKDRRAMKREYEEFKVRINALVAKAQKVPEEGWTMQDGTLWPGNNVRDHPGMIQVFLGQSGGHDTDGNELPRLVYVSREKRPGFNHHKKAGAMNALVRVSAVLTNAPYLLNLDCDHYINNSKALRESMCFLMDPLLGKRVCYVQFPQRFDGIDRHDRYANRNTVFFDINMKGLDGIQGPIYVGTGCVFRRQAFYGFDAPKAKKPPTRTCNCLPKWCCCGCLCSGTRKKKKTNKPKSEMKKKNSGMGAPVRALEGIEEGIEGVEGENFTLISGQKLEKKFGQSSVFVASTLLEDGGTLKSASPASLLKEAIHVISCGYEDKTEWGKEVGWIYGSVTEDILTGFKMHCHGWRSIYCIPDRPAFKGSAPINLSDRLHQVLRWALGSVEIFLSRHCPLWYGYGGGLKWLERLSYINATVYPWTSIPLLAYCTLPAVCLLTGKFITPELSNVASLWFLSLFICIFATGILEMRWSGVGIDEWWRNEQFWVIGGVSSHLFAVFQGLLKVLAGVDTNFTVTSKAGDDEEFSELYAFKWTTLLIPPTTLLIINLIGVVAGVSNAINNGYESWGPLFGKLFFAFWVIVHLYPFLKGLLGRQNRTPTIIIVWSILLASIFSLLWVRIDPFLAKSNGPLLEECGLDCN from the exons ATGGAAGCAAGTGCTGGGTTAGTGGCGGGCTCTCACAACCGGAATGAACTCGTTGTAATCCGCCGTGACGGTGAATCTGGC CCGAGGCCATTGCAGCAATTGAGTGGACAAATATGCCAGATATGCGGAGACGACGTAGGCCTGACTGTGGACGGAGAGCTGTTCGTGGCCTGCAACGAGTGTGCCTTTCCCATCTGCAGAACTTGCTACGAGTATGAGCGCAGAGAAGGAAACCAAGTCTGCCCTCAGTGCAAAACCAGATTCAAGCGTCTCAAGG GGTGTGCTAGAGTCGAGGGCGACGAAGAGGAAGATGATATCGATGACTTGGAGAATGAATTCAATTTTGATGCGAGGAATAAACAGGACATGCACCGTGCTTTTTTCTCCGATGCAATGCTTCACTATGGCCGTGCCTCCGATTCCGATCTCCCTCATGATCTTCATTCTACACCCCAAGTTCCTCTCCTCACTAACGGTCAAATG ATTGATGATATTCCTCCTGAACAACATGCTTTGGTCCCTTCATTCCTGGGGGGTGCTGGTGGAGGCAAACGGATTCATCCTCTTCCTTTCTCAGATCCTGCTCTTCCTG TGCAACCCAGGTCCATGGATCCTTCCAAAGACTTGGCTGCTTATGGCTATGGCAGTGTTGCTTGGAAGGAAAGGATGGAGAGCTGGAAGCAGAAACAAGACAAGCTGCAGATGATGAAGAATGAAAATTCCGGAAAAGGTTGGGACCCTGAAGGGGATGGCCCAGATCTACCACT CATGGACGAGGCAAGACAACCATTGTCTAGAAAGTTGCCTATTCCATCAAGCCAAATCAATCCTTACCGGATGATCATCATAATCCGACTTGTGGTTCTTGGATTCTTCTTCCATTATCGAGTCATGCATCCTGTGAATGATGCATATCCGTTGTGGCTTGTGTCTGTAATTTGTGAGATCTGGTTCGCGCTGTCATGGATTCTTGATCAATTCCCCAAGTGGCTCCCTATTGATAGGGAAACTTATCTCGACAGGTTGTCCCTTAG GTATGAGAAGGAAGGCCAACCTTCTCAACTTTGTCCAGTTGACATATTTGTGAGTACTGTTGATCCATTAAAAGAGCCTCCTCTGGTGACAGCAAACACAGTTCTTTCCATCCTTGCAGTGGATTACCCTATTGACAAGATCTCATGTTATGTTTCTGATGATGGTGCTGCTATGCTGACATTTGAGGCACTTTCAGAAACATCTGAGTTTGCAAAGAAGTGGGTCCCTTTCTGTAAGAAGTTCAGCATTGAGCCACGGGCCCCTGAATTTTATTTTGCTCAAAAGATGGATTACCTTAAAGATAAAGTGCTCCCATCTTTTGTAAAGGATCGGAGAGCGATGAAG AGAGAGTATGAAGAGTTTAAAGTTCGAATCAATGCTTTGGTAGCCAAGGCCCAAAAGGTCCCAGAAGAAGGGTGGACAATGCAGGATGGGACTCTGTGGCCTGGAAATAATGTCCGAGATCATCCAGGGATGATTCAG GTTTTTCTTGGTCAAAGTGGAGGGCATGACACGGACGGAAATGAATTACCACGCCTGGTGTATGTCTCTAGGGAAAAAAGACCTGGGTTTAATCACCACAAAAAGGCCGGAGCAATGAATGCTTTG GTCAGAGTCTCTGCTGTGCTAACAAATGCTCCTTATCTGTTGAACTTGGATTGTGATCACTACATCAATAATAGCAAGGCTCTTAGAGAGTCAATGTGTTTCCTGATGGATCCCTTGCTTGGAAAGAGGGTGTGCTATGTGCAGTTCCCACAGAGGTTTGATGGTATTGACAGGCATGATCGATATGCTAATCGGAACACTGTATTCTTTGAT ATTAACATGAAAGGTTTGGATGGCATCCAAGGACCTATATATGTTGGGACTGGATGTGTCTTCAGAAGGCAGGCGTTCTATGGTTTTGATGCTCCTAAAGCAAAGAAGCCACCAACCAGGACTTGCAACTGTTTGCCGAAGTGGTGCTGTTGTGGTTGTCTTTGTTCTGGgacaaggaagaagaagaagactaaCAAACCTAAATctgagatgaagaagaaaaactcTGGCATGGGAGCACCTGTGCGTGCTTTGGAGGGTATTGAAGAGGGGATTGAAG GAGTTGAAGGTGAAAATTTCACTCTGATATCTGGGCAGAAGTTGGAAAAGAAGTTTGGACAGTCTTCTGTGTTTGTTGCATCTACTCTGCTAGAGGACGGCGGGACACTGAAAAGTGCTAGCCCAGCATCTCTGCTTAAAGAAGCCATCCATGTCATTAGCTGTGGCTATGAAGATAAAACCGAATGGGGAAAAGAG GTTGGCTGGATCTACGGTTCGGTTACAGAGGATATATTGACAGGTTTTAAAATGCATTGCCATGGATGGAGATCAATATATTGCATCCCTGACAGGCCTGCATTTAAAGGATCAGCTCCCATTAATCTCTCTGATCGTCTGCATCAAGTCCTTCGATGGGCCCTTGGTTCGGTTGAAATATTTTTGAGCCGGCACTGTCCTCTCTGGTATGGATATGGAGGAGGTCTGAAGTGGTTAGAGCGCTTGTCTTATATAAATGCTACTGTATATCCATGGACTTCGATTCCCCTTCTTGCATATTGTACACTACCTGCTGTGTGCTTGCTCACAGGAAAATTCATCACTCCTGAG CTCAGCAACGTTGCTAGCTTGTGGTTTCTGTCTCTTTTCATTTGCATCTTTGCGACGGGTATACTGGAAATGAGATGGAGTGGAGTTGGCATTGATGAGTGGTGGAGAAATGAGCAGTTTTGGGTGATTGGAGGAGTTTCATCGCATTTATTTGCAGTGTTCCAGGGGCTTTTAAAGGTTTTAGCTGGTGTGGATACAAACTTCACCGTGACATCAAAAGCAGGGGACGATGAAGAGTTCTCAGAGCTGTACGCATTTAAGTGGACCACTTTGCTGATACCACCGACAACATTGCTAATAATAAACCTCATCGGTGTGGTTGCAGGAGTCTCCAATGCAATAAATAATGGGTATGAGTCTTGGGGGCCTCTGTTTGGTAAGCTATTCTTTGCCTTCTGGGTGATTGTTCACCTCTATCCTTTCCTCAAGGGTCTGCTGGGTAGGCAGAACAGGACTCCCACGATTATTATTGTCTGGTCAATTTTGCTTGCTTCCATCTTCTCCCTCTTGTGGGTTCGTATCGATCCGTTCTTGGCCAAGTCGAATGGTCCTCTTCTAGAAGAATGTGGATTGGACTGTAACTAG